CAGCTCAACTTACTTTCTTTAGTAGGTTATTACGGTCCTGATGTAATGAAAATGGCAGACGAATTACTTAAACGAAATTTGTACGATTTTACAGGCAGCGATTTGCATCACAAAATGCACTGCAAAGCCTTGCATGACAAAATAAAATTAAAACACCATTCGGGCTTAAGCAGCGTAATGGCAAATAATTATTATCTTTTAAAATAGTTTATTTACAACATGTAATATTGTGTTGCAATTCAAATTCAGGAACCATTTTTTGCATTTGTTCAACCAGCTCAATATCTGATTTTTGATATAAAACATGCTCTAAATCTTGCATTTCATGCAGCAATTTATCTAAATTCCAAGTTTCCTTTGCAATGGTAATTTTGGCGTGATAAGTTGTTTCTGTTTTACTTGTTACGGTGTGTAATTCTTCAAATAATTTTTCTCCCGGACGTAAACCTATAAATTGCATTTTAATTTCACGTTCAGGTTCATATCCAGCTAAAAGAATCATTTTGTGAGCCAAATCTATAATTTTAACTGGTTCTCCCATATCAAACAAAAAAACCTCACCGCCTTTACCTAAAGCGCTTGCTTCAAGCACCAACAAACAAGCTTCAGACAACGTCATAAAATAACGAATTACATCTTGATGCGTTACTGTAACCGGACCGCCTTTAGCAATTTGTTTTTCAAACAACGGCACAACCGATCCGTTAGAACCTAAAACGTTTCCAAATCGAGTAATAATGAACTGCGAATTTTTTTGCTGATTTAATAGTTGAAGATATTGTTCTGCAATACGTTTGCTTGCCCCCATAATACTGCTTGGATTAACAGCTTTATCGGTAGATATAAATACAAATTTTTCAATCTCAAATTGAACACTTAAATCTGCTAAGTTTTTTGTTCCAAAAACGTTTGTTTGAACGGCTTGAAACGGATTTGCTTGCATTAAAGGTACATGTTTATATGCAGCAGCGTGAAATAGCAGTTGCGGCTTATAAGTATTAAAAAGTTTATGTAAAAATTTTAAATCGCGAATATCTCCAATTACAGGAAAAACAACATTGGGTGCAGCAATAAACTCCATTTCAATAAACAAATCATGTAACGCACTTTCTGCAAAATCTAGCAAAATTAATTGTTTGGGTTGATATAAAATGACTTGTTTAGCCAATTCACTACCTATAGAACCGGCAGCTCCCGAAATTAAAACAACCTTATTTTTTATGCTTTTTAAAATATTTTCTTGATCAAAATCAAGCACATCACGCCCTAATAAATCAATGACAGAAAAAGGCTGCAATACAAAAGTTGCTTTATTTTTTGAAGATGATGCGGGTTGATATGAAGATAAAACTTTTATTTTATGACTAAGCGCAGCATCAACTAACTCATTAATTTTTGATTGATTTGATGCAGTTTTAGGAATTACAACAACATCAATTAAATGAAATGGAATAGCCGAAATTGTTTTATAAACCGGAAGTTTTTGGTCTGTATTCGTAATTGCAGAATCCGAACTTACATAACCAACAACTTTGTACGGTTGTTGCAAATTAGTTTTTAAAAAAGTTGCTGTATTTATAGCTATTGCATCACAACCGTAAAGTAAAACTCGAATAACCGCATTATTTTTATCATTTATCTGTGCTAAAAATGCAGATCTAAAAAGTAATAATGAAATAAAGTTTAAAACCGACAAATAAAACAACAGCAAGCAAATCAAGCTCAATTCAGATGGGGCAACAAAAAACCAGGAAACTAAAGCTGTTGCAACAAATGTTGTGCTTAAAGCGATTCCTATTTTTAATGCATTCTGAAATATGTTGCGTGAAATAACAGATGATTTTGTAGCTAATAAAGCGAAAGCAGCGAAAATAAGGTAAACACAAAACGAAAAGAAAGGTAAAAAGGCAAAACCGATAAAATAAAACAAAGCAAAACTGAGCCCAAACCAAATGGTTAGGGTACCCAAATCCAACAACAAAACTTGTTTTTTATTTATTTTAGATGCGTTTTTAGATAAAAACATATTTAACTTTCGGTTTCTATTTCAAAAAAAGCAACAAGTACTTTTTTAATTCTTTCTAAATCTGAGGTTGTTAAATTAGATCCCGAAGGCAAGCACAACCCAGTGGTAAACAATTTTTCGGCAACTTTATTGCCATAATAAGGCGCATCAGCAAAAATGGGTTGCAAATGCATGGGTTTCCAAACGGGGCGCGCTTCTATATTTTCGTTTTCTAAAGCCAATCGTAAATCGTTTGCTGATTTACCACAAACTGCAGCATCAATTAAAATAGCGGTTAACCAATAATTTGAAAAATAAGTTGCATCGGGCTCGTTTTGAAAAGAAACGCCTTTTACATTTTGCAAAATTGATTTATAAAATTGATGCACCGCGCGGCGCTTACTTACATATTGGTTTAAAACTTGCATTTGCCCACGGCCAATTCCGGCACAAATATTACTCATTCTGTAATTGTAACCAATTTGCGAATGTTGGTAATGCGGCGCTTCATCTCGAGCTTGGGTTGCTAAAAAAACTGCTTTCTGCGTTTCTGCAGCTGCTGCAACCAGCGCCCCACCGCCCGATGTGGTAATAATTTTATTGCCATTAAACGATAACGCAGTAAAATCTCCAAAAGTACCGCAAGCTTGATTTTTGTAACAACTTCCTAAAGCTTCGGCTGCATCTTCAATCAAAACCATATCGTATTGCTTACAAATAGCTGTTATTTTAGTAATTTGAAAAGGCATTCCGTACAAATGCACTGCAACAACAGCTTTCGGTTTTTTACCGTTACGAATCCGATCTACAATTGCTTGTTTTAAAGCTTCTGGACAAATATTAAAAGTTAAAGCTTCGCTATCTACAAACACCGGTTTAGCCCCCAAATAAGTTATTGGATTAGCAGAAGCCGAAAAAGTTAAGCTTTGGCAAATAACCTCATCATTTGGTTTAACACCAGCCAAAATCAATGCCAAATGCAAAGCTGCGGTTCCTGATGATAAAGCTGCAACTTTTTTTTCTGTTTTTAAAAATTGTTCTAAATCCTTTTCAAAACCAGTAACGTTGGGGCCCAAAGGTGCAATCCAATTTTCAGAAAAAGCTTGATGCACGTATTCTAATTCTGCCCCACCCATATGTGGCGAAGAAAGCCATATTTTTGATTTCATTGCTTGATGTAGGATTTTAGGGTTGCTAAAATAATTTGCATATCTACTTTAAACGATTGTTTTTGTAAATAGTTCAGGTTAAGTTGTACTTTGTCAGGAAACAACACCGTATCGTTATACACCAAAGGATTAGTTTGTTGTTGCAAAAGCATTTCTTCGTTTTTATATTTTATTGCGGCTTCAGAGGTTAATCCTGGTTTTAGCAACAAAACCTTTTTATCGTTTCCTGTAAGTTTATCATAATATCCCGGAATATCAGGCCTTGGCCCAACTACGCTCATATCACCTTTTAAAATATTTATAAACTGCGGCAACTCATCAAACTTATATTTACGTAATAATTTACCTATTTCAGAAATTTGTGCTTGCCCATCAATCCATTTTATAGTTCGTAATTTGTAAATTTTGAATGGTTTACCATACTGACCAATTCGCGTTTGCGTAAAAATTCCGTTTGACTGTGTATCAATAGCGGCAAATAACCAAGCCAAACACAAAAAGGGCCAAATAAGCCCTAAAAATACAAGCGAAAAAATAAGATCAAAAATGCGTTTGGACAAGCGAAAACAAAATTTAATGGTGTAAAAAAGAACGTTTGCAATACTGTTAATTTATGTTAAATATAAGAAATAACTTCGGATAAAAAGCCCTAATTAGCAGCTAATACAAATAAAAGTAAAAAGCTTGTTAGCAGAAACTAACAAGCTTTATTTTATAATCTAGCATCTACAACTTGCAAAGGTAAAACGCCTTTTACGTCGTAAACAATAGCTTTTTCTTTTTTTAGTGGCTTGAAATCGAGATTTAAAAATTCTTGATGCGAAACGCCTAAAACAATAGCATCAAACAACTCGGTAGGTTTTTCGGTAACCGATTGAATTTGATATTCATGCATAACTTCATTCGGGTTTGCCCACGGATCGTAAACCACAACTTCAATACCGTAATCTTTTAACGCAGCAACCACATCAACAATTTTTGTATTGCGAACATCTGGACAATTTTCTTTAAAGGTAATACCCAAGATTAAAATTTTAGATCCATTAATACTGATTCCTTTTTTAATCATGGTTTTAACAATTTGCGAAGCTACATATTCGCCCATAGAATCGTTTAAACGACGACCAGCCAAAATAATTTCTGGATGATATCCTTTTTCTTGCGCTTTTTGAGCCAAATAATACGGGTCTACTCCAATACAATGCCCGCCAACTAATCCGGGTTTAAACGGCGGCAAAAAGTTCCATTTTGTTCCGGCAGCAGCAAGCACATCGTGCGTATCAATTGCTAATAAATTAAATATTTTAGATAGCTCATTTACAAAAGCAATATTGATATCACGTTGCGAATTTTCGATCACTTTAGCAGCTTCAGCAACTTTAATAGTTGGTGCTAAATGCGTACCAGCTATAATTACAGATTTGTATAAATTATCTACTTTTTTACCAACTTCTGGTGTTGATCCTGAAGTTACTTTTAGTATTTTTTCAACGGTATGTTCTTTATCTCCAGGATTAATACGTTCTGGCGAATAACCTACAAAAAAATCTTGATTAAAGGTTAAACCAGAAAACTTTTCGAGAACCGGAACACAATCTTCTTCCGTAACACCGGGATAAACGGTTGATTCGTAAATTACAATATCATCTTTTTTAAGCGCCTTACCCACCGTTTCGCTTGATTTGTAAAGCGGAGTTAAATCGGGACGATTGTGCTTATCTACAGGCGTAGGAACGGTAATAATATAATAATTGCAACTTTCTAGATCTTTACTTTCGTGGGAATTGAACAAGCCAACCTCATTTGTATTTTCTGTTTTAAGTACTGATTTTAAAAGTTCGTTTGAAACTTCTTTGGTAAAATCATTTCCTTGATTTAAATCTAGAATTCTTTGTTTATTTATGTCAAATCCTACCACAGGGTATTTTGTAGCAAACAATCTTGCTAATGGTAATCCTACATAACCTAAACCTATTATTGCAATTTTTATATCCATCTATTTTCCTATTCCTTGGTATTTAAAACCAATTTTAGTTAATTCTTTTTCGTTTAAAATGTTTCGTCCATCAAACACAAAAGCTGGTTTTAGCATATTGTCATAAATTCTTTGCCAATCGTACGTTTTAAATTCATCCCATTCGGTTAAAACTGCAATGGCATGCGCATCTTTACAATTTTCGTACGGGCAAGAATTAAAAGATATTAAATTGACATTTTCTTGTTCTGAACGCGTATTTAAGTAATTTAAATCGGTTAAAACTTGCTGCTCGCTAACTTTTGGATCGTAAACTGCCAATTCGGCTTGTTCGTTTAACAAATAATCGGCTACATAAATAGCAGCTGATTCGCGCGTATCGTTAGTGTCTTTTTTAAATGCCCAACCTAAAAAAGCTATTTTTTTACCAGAAATGGTATTATACAAAGTAGTAATAATGTTATTAGCAAAACGCGATTTTTGATAATCGTTCATGATAATTACTTGCTCCCAGTAATCTGCCACCTGATCTAATCCGTAAGAACTTGCGATATAAACCAAGTTTAAAATATCTTTTTGAAAACAAGATCCACCAAAACCAACCGACGCTTTTAAAAACTTAGAACCAATACGAGAATCTAAACCAATGGCTTGTGCAACCTCATCAATATCAGCACCTGTTTTTTCACAAATTTCTGACATAGCGTTAATTGAGGAAACGCGTTGCGCTAAAAATGCATTTGCTGTAAGCTTTGAAAGTTCTGACGACCAAACATTTGTTGTTAAAATACGATTTTCTGGTACCCAACGTGCATAAATTTCTGTTAAAACATTAATTGCTGCTTGACCTTCTTCGGTTTCTGGATTTCCACCGATTAAAACTCGGTCTGGATTTAGCAAATCAGAAATCGCTGTTCCTTCAGCCAAAAACTCAGGGTTTGAAAGAATTTGAAACTTTACTTTATTTCCGGTATTATCTAATATATCGCGAATAGCAGATGCTGTTCGAACCGGTAAAGTAGATTTTTCTACAATTATTTTATCTGTTTTTGCTACACGAGCAATTTGACGTGCGCAAAGTTCTATATATTTTAAATCGGCAGCTTTACCTTTACCTATTCCGTAAGTTTTGGTAGGCGTATTTACCGATATAAAAATCATATCTGCCTGATCAATAGCTTGATCTACTTCGGTTGAAAAAAATAAATTTCGACCACGAGCTTCTTGTACAATATCTGCCAATCCGGGCTCGTAAACCGGAAGGTTGTTTAAATCAGCATCATTCCACGCATTAATGCGTTGCTGATTTACATCAACAACCGTAACTTTTATTTCGGGACATTGTTTGGCAATTACTGCCATAGTCGGACCACCAACATAACCTGCACCGATGCAACAAATATTTTTAATCATGTTTTTTTAAATTATTCCAATACCAAGTAATTGCTTCTTGCAATCCGGCTTGCATGTTATATTTAGGCTCATAGTTTAATAATTTTTTAGCTTTTGCTATGCTAGCTAAAGAATGCGGAATATCACCTTGTCTTTCTGGGCCGAAAATTACAGGAACTTCGGCAATTTTCGCATCAAATTTTGCTAAATATTTTCTTAAATATAAAAATAATTCTTTCAAACTTGTTTGCTCACCATAAGCCGTATTATACACGGTATTTAATGCTTCGGGATTTGTAGTTGTTAAAGCTAACTCGTTCATTTTAATCACATTATCTATGTAAGTAAAATCACGAGAAAAACTACCATCGCCATTAATTACAGGGCTTTGATAGGCCATTAGTTGCTGCACGAATTTAGGAATTACAGCTGCATAAGCTCCTTCTGGATCTTGACGCTTGCCAAACACATTAAAATAACGCAACCCGATACAATTTAATCCGTAAGTTTTTGCAAAAACATCGGCATATAATTCATTTACATATTTTGTAACGGCATATGGCGATAACGGCATGCCGATTTCGTGTTCAACTTTGGGTAATTTATCTGCATCACCATAAGTTGATGAACTTGCTGCATAAATAAAGCGTTTTACTTTAGCTTCTTTAGCTGCCATCAAAACATTAAGAAAACCAGAAACATTTACCTCATTTGTTGTGATTGGATCGGCTATAGAGCGCGGAACAGATCCTAATGCAGCTTGATGCAAAACATAATCTACTCCTGAAACAGCTTCTATACAAGTTTTATAATCGCGAATATCACCTTCTATCAACTTAAAAGCTTCATATTCAAATAAGTGATTGATGTTGTAACGATGCCCGGTAGAAAAATTATCTAAACAAACTACTTGGTAGTTTTTAGATAAGAAATATTCACAAAGATTGGAACCAATAAAACCAGCTCCACCAGTAATTAGTAACGTTTGTTTCAAAATTTATTTTTTATGCTTTTTACGTTTTTTAAAGAAATTATCTTTTAAACGTTGAGTAAAAGTTTTAGGCACATCTTGTTCGGTATAACCATTTCCGTAACTTCCATAGCCATAGCCATAGCCATAGCCATAGCCATAGCCATAGCCGTAATTATTTCTATTATCATACCCATTAAGTAAAATTGATGCATTAACTATTTCACCACGCATGGCTTTTTCGTTAATAATAGCAATCATGTTCTTTTTAGTATAACCTTGGCGTGCTACATAAATAACAGCATCTGTATATTTAATTAATTCTAAGGCATCTGAAACCAAACCAATAGGCGGGGTATCTAAAATTATAAAATCGTACGTTTTTTTAAGCTCTTCTATTAACAAACTTAAACGCTCGTTTAAAATTAATTCAGAAGGGTTAGGCGGAATTGGTCCTGAAATAATAACATCTAAATTAGGTAATTCGGTAGATTCTATAATCTCATCCAATTGTTTTTGTCCAATTAAATAATTTACAACTCCATTTGTGTTTTTTAAATTAAAATCTCCAAATATTTTTGGTTTACGCAAGTCTAATCCTACAATAATTGTTTTTTTTCCGCTTAGCGCAAAAACAGTTGCTAAGTTTATAGAACAAAACGTTTTACCTTCACCACTCACTGAAGATGTTAACATAACAACCTTACTTCCTTCAATACCCGACTTGGTGTACATAAATTGTAAAGAAGAACGTATTGAACGGAATGATTCGGCCAAAGGAGATTTTGGTTTTTCAAAAACAGATAAATTAGAATCTGTATTTTTTAAACCAACTAATCCAATGATTGGAATTTTGGTTAAGTTTTTAATATCATCAATATTAGATATGGTATTATCTAACAAAACACTTACAAAAGCAATTAAAAACGGAACTAATAAACCAACTATTAATGCTATTACGTAATTTACACTAGTTTTAGGACCGACCAAACCACCACCGATATCTTTAGCAGTATCTATAAATTGAATATCTGAAACGTTAGATGCTTTAACAATATTGGCTTCAGCCTTTTTCTGCAAGAATGTATCGTAAATATTTTTATTCAAATCGTATTTACGAGTTATCTTCAATAATTCTTGTTGTTGTTTTGGTAAATCACGAGCTGCATCTTCGGTATTAGCAATTTTTTGATTGATGGCACTTAAATCAAACTCAACCGCCTTTTTAGCAGATTCAATATTTACTAACAAAACGTTTTTGTAAGCTTCCATTTCGTTGTCAAAACGCTCAAACATTTTATTATTTTTTAACGAATAAGCAATTTCTGAACGTTCTTTAGACAAAGCTATTAATTGAGTCACATTAGATACAATATTAGGATCTTCAATTCCAGCAACCGTTGGAGCAGGAAGTTTTGAATAATCTTGATTGTTTTTTAAATACTTTTGCAACGTATTATAATAAGCTATTTTTCTATTTAAAATATCTTTCTCAACATCATAACTTAATAACCTAGTTGAAACAGATGCACCATCTTCGGTTAAGCTTTGAATACTTTTTCCTTCCCGGAATTGATTTAATTCATTTTCAGACAACTTCAAGCTGGTTTCCATTGCCATCAATGTGCTATCAATAAAGCTGATAGTATTACTAGCAAATTGATTTTTTTGCTTTAACTGCCTATCTTTTAGAACATTTACAGTTTCATTTAAATAATCAACTAACCTATTTTTATTTGTACCATGTAATGCTAATGTAATTACAGAAGGAGCAGTCATTTCTGTTCCGACTGAAATACCTCTATATCCTGCCACAGTTGCATCGAAACTTGAAAAACTAACATAGTATTCTTTACCTATGTAATTATTTGCGTCTGGTTTTAAATTAAGAGTAAAGTTTGCAAAAGGAAGTTTTATTGGTGAAGAAACTGGAAATTTTTGGGTAAATTCACCTACAGAAACATATATATTTTCTATCGAGTTTGTTGCATAAACAATTGCATTTACACTTGATTCTTCAAATAAAACTTGTAATTCGTAATAAGAAGCATCAATAAATTTAATCTTTAAAACATTTCCTGTTATTTGTGGTGCATTTTTATTTATTGTAATTGAAAAAGGCACACGCCCATAAGCATCAATTAAGCCATATTTGCCTTGTTCTAAATAATTAATATAATAATTAAGCTGATCGACAACAACTTCGTTATGAGAACGAGATTTTAATGTTGTAATTAATGTTTGTACCTTATCGGAAACTCCACCCCAATTGAAAACTAAACTTGTATTACCTGTAAAAAAAGAATTATTTTCATCTTTTACTACCATAGTAGTTTCCAAACGATAAATTTTTTCTTTACGAATATTAATTTGATATGCAATGGTAAACGTTATCAGTAAGCTCACTATAAACCATTTCCAATAGCTTAAAATTTTAAAAAACAACCCTTTAAAATCGAAAAGAGATTGATTTTCAAAAAAATTTAAATCTTCTTTGTTAATCATAATGAACTATAAATTTTTTACTAATAGATAAGTTGAAATCATTAAAGTAAATGATGAAATAATGGTTGTTAGCGTTTGTAATCCATTAGTTCCAAAACCTAAGGTTTTCTGTTTTAAAGGTTTTACATAAATATAATCGTTCGGTTTTAGAATGTAATACGGAGATTCCATAGCTGAAACTTCTAAAAGATTAATACTATGTATTTCAGTACCATGAGGATATTGGCGCATCACAATAACATCTTTTCTATCTCCAACTAAAGTGATATCACCCGAATTAGCAATTGCATCCATAATTGTTGCTTTATCATTATAGATAACTTTAGTTCCTGTATTCCCTACCTCACCATTTATTGTATATCGAATTCCAGCTAATTTAACATTAACAAAAATTTCGGTAGTTGCTTTGTTAAAATAATCAGCATAAATAATATCTTCAATCTTTTTTCGAACTTGTTCCACTGTAAAACCCAAAACATTTATTTCTCCTAGTGTTGGAATTCTAATATTTCCATGATCATCAACTTGATAAGAATTGAAATATAATTGTGCTTCTGAAACAACATTTGTATTTGTATTTAAAGTTGAAGAAGAAAACTGATCTATAAATTCTTTAACCAATCGGCTATCATTTACCGATTTAAAATCAATTTTAACCAGATCGTTAACTTGTAGCTTATAAGCATCGCTTTGTATTGCTTTAATAACTACAGAAGATGTATCACTTAGATTATTTGGATTTTGTAAATAAACTAAATCTTTTTGGGTAATGCATGAAGCAAACAAGGCTCCTACAAATAGTATTAAAAAAGTACTTTTAAAATTCATTATTTAATTCGTTTCAATGGGTTGGTGGTTAGTTTGGTGAGGTCAGTTGATTGTTAAACGTTAAATCTATACATTTATTCTGTAAGATTTTACAAACTTTTTAAAGTTTTTTCAAAAGGTATTCTATGCAGTAAACTTCTTCCTAAGGTAACCTCGTCAGCATATTCCAATTCATCACCAATAGCGATACCGCGGGCAATGGTAGATGTTTCAACATCAAAACCTTTTAATTGCTTGTAAATGTAAAAGTTAGTTGTATCTCCTTCTATGGTTGAGCTTAAAGCAAAAATGATTTCTTTACAGGTTCCTTGTTTAACTTTTTCAAGCAAGGAAGTTATTTTTAATTGGCTTGGTCCTACTCCATCAATAGGAGAAATTTTTCCACCCAATACATGATAAATCCCTTTATAAGTACGCGTATTTTCAATCGCCATTACATCGCGAATATCTT
This genomic window from Flavobacterium agricola contains:
- the recR gene encoding recombination mediator RecR, whose product is MEFSSKLLENAVLEMSNLPGIGKRTALRLVLHILKQPMQNTTAFTQAILDLKNNIKLCSSCHNISDHEVCEICTNPDRDHQTICVVEDIRDVMAIENTRTYKGIYHVLGGKISPIDGVGPSQLKITSLLEKVKQGTCKEIIFALSSTIEGDTTNFYIYKQLKGFDVETSTIARGIAIGDELEYADEVTLGRSLLHRIPFEKTLKSL
- a CDS encoding UDP-glucose 6-dehydrogenase, encoding MIKNICCIGAGYVGGPTMAVIAKQCPEIKVTVVDVNQQRINAWNDADLNNLPVYEPGLADIVQEARGRNLFFSTEVDQAIDQADMIFISVNTPTKTYGIGKGKAADLKYIELCARQIARVAKTDKIIVEKSTLPVRTASAIRDILDNTGNKVKFQILSNPEFLAEGTAISDLLNPDRVLIGGNPETEEGQAAINVLTEIYARWVPENRILTTNVWSSELSKLTANAFLAQRVSSINAMSEICEKTGADIDEVAQAIGLDSRIGSKFLKASVGFGGSCFQKDILNLVYIASSYGLDQVADYWEQVIIMNDYQKSRFANNIITTLYNTISGKKIAFLGWAFKKDTNDTRESAAIYVADYLLNEQAELAVYDPKVSEQQVLTDLNYLNTRSEQENVNLISFNSCPYENCKDAHAIAVLTEWDEFKTYDWQRIYDNMLKPAFVFDGRNILNEKELTKIGFKYQGIGK
- a CDS encoding nucleotide sugar dehydrogenase, whose protein sequence is MDIKIAIIGLGYVGLPLARLFATKYPVVGFDINKQRILDLNQGNDFTKEVSNELLKSVLKTENTNEVGLFNSHESKDLESCNYYIITVPTPVDKHNRPDLTPLYKSSETVGKALKKDDIVIYESTVYPGVTEEDCVPVLEKFSGLTFNQDFFVGYSPERINPGDKEHTVEKILKVTSGSTPEVGKKVDNLYKSVIIAGTHLAPTIKVAEAAKVIENSQRDINIAFVNELSKIFNLLAIDTHDVLAAAGTKWNFLPPFKPGLVGGHCIGVDPYYLAQKAQEKGYHPEIILAGRRLNDSMGEYVASQIVKTMIKKGISINGSKILILGITFKENCPDVRNTKIVDVVAALKDYGIEVVVYDPWANPNEVMHEYQIQSVTEKPTELFDAIVLGVSHQEFLNLDFKPLKKEKAIVYDVKGVLPLQVVDARL
- a CDS encoding SDR family oxidoreductase, coding for MKQTLLITGGAGFIGSNLCEYFLSKNYQVVCLDNFSTGHRYNINHLFEYEAFKLIEGDIRDYKTCIEAVSGVDYVLHQAALGSVPRSIADPITTNEVNVSGFLNVLMAAKEAKVKRFIYAASSSTYGDADKLPKVEHEIGMPLSPYAVTKYVNELYADVFAKTYGLNCIGLRYFNVFGKRQDPEGAYAAVIPKFVQQLMAYQSPVINGDGSFSRDFTYIDNVIKMNELALTTTNPEALNTVYNTAYGEQTSLKELFLYLRKYLAKFDAKIAEVPVIFGPERQGDIPHSLASIAKAKKLLNYEPKYNMQAGLQEAITWYWNNLKKHD
- a CDS encoding polysaccharide biosynthesis protein, translated to MFLSKNASKINKKQVLLLDLGTLTIWFGLSFALFYFIGFAFLPFFSFCVYLIFAAFALLATKSSVISRNIFQNALKIGIALSTTFVATALVSWFFVAPSELSLICLLLFYLSVLNFISLLLFRSAFLAQINDKNNAVIRVLLYGCDAIAINTATFLKTNLQQPYKVVGYVSSDSAITNTDQKLPVYKTISAIPFHLIDVVVIPKTASNQSKINELVDAALSHKIKVLSSYQPASSSKNKATFVLQPFSVIDLLGRDVLDFDQENILKSIKNKVVLISGAAGSIGSELAKQVILYQPKQLILLDFAESALHDLFIEMEFIAAPNVVFPVIGDIRDLKFLHKLFNTYKPQLLFHAAAYKHVPLMQANPFQAVQTNVFGTKNLADLSVQFEIEKFVFISTDKAVNPSSIMGASKRIAEQYLQLLNQQKNSQFIITRFGNVLGSNGSVVPLFEKQIAKGGPVTVTHQDVIRYFMTLSEACLLVLEASALGKGGEVFLFDMGEPVKIIDLAHKMILLAGYEPEREIKMQFIGLRPGEKLFEELHTVTSKTETTYHAKITIAKETWNLDKLLHEMQDLEHVLYQKSDIELVEQMQKMVPEFELQHNITCCK
- a CDS encoding polysaccharide biosynthesis tyrosine autokinase translates to MINKEDLNFFENQSLFDFKGLFFKILSYWKWFIVSLLITFTIAYQINIRKEKIYRLETTMVVKDENNSFFTGNTSLVFNWGGVSDKVQTLITTLKSRSHNEVVVDQLNYYINYLEQGKYGLIDAYGRVPFSITINKNAPQITGNVLKIKFIDASYYELQVLFEESSVNAIVYATNSIENIYVSVGEFTQKFPVSSPIKLPFANFTLNLKPDANNYIGKEYYVSFSSFDATVAGYRGISVGTEMTAPSVITLALHGTNKNRLVDYLNETVNVLKDRQLKQKNQFASNTISFIDSTLMAMETSLKLSENELNQFREGKSIQSLTEDGASVSTRLLSYDVEKDILNRKIAYYNTLQKYLKNNQDYSKLPAPTVAGIEDPNIVSNVTQLIALSKERSEIAYSLKNNKMFERFDNEMEAYKNVLLVNIESAKKAVEFDLSAINQKIANTEDAARDLPKQQQELLKITRKYDLNKNIYDTFLQKKAEANIVKASNVSDIQFIDTAKDIGGGLVGPKTSVNYVIALIVGLLVPFLIAFVSVLLDNTISNIDDIKNLTKIPIIGLVGLKNTDSNLSVFEKPKSPLAESFRSIRSSLQFMYTKSGIEGSKVVMLTSSVSGEGKTFCSINLATVFALSGKKTIIVGLDLRKPKIFGDFNLKNTNGVVNYLIGQKQLDEIIESTELPNLDVIISGPIPPNPSELILNERLSLLIEELKKTYDFIILDTPPIGLVSDALELIKYTDAVIYVARQGYTKKNMIAIINEKAMRGEIVNASILLNGYDNRNNYGYGYGYGYGYGYGYGSYGNGYTEQDVPKTFTQRLKDNFFKKRKKHKK
- a CDS encoding polysaccharide biosynthesis/export family protein: MNFKSTFLILFVGALFASCITQKDLVYLQNPNNLSDTSSVVIKAIQSDAYKLQVNDLVKIDFKSVNDSRLVKEFIDQFSSSTLNTNTNVVSEAQLYFNSYQVDDHGNIRIPTLGEINVLGFTVEQVRKKIEDIIYADYFNKATTEIFVNVKLAGIRYTINGEVGNTGTKVIYNDKATIMDAIANSGDITLVGDRKDVIVMRQYPHGTEIHSINLLEVSAMESPYYILKPNDYIYVKPLKQKTLGFGTNGLQTLTTIISSFTLMISTYLLVKNL
- a CDS encoding DegT/DnrJ/EryC1/StrS family aminotransferase encodes the protein MKSKIWLSSPHMGGAELEYVHQAFSENWIAPLGPNVTGFEKDLEQFLKTEKKVAALSSGTAALHLALILAGVKPNDEVICQSLTFSASANPITYLGAKPVFVDSEALTFNICPEALKQAIVDRIRNGKKPKAVVAVHLYGMPFQITKITAICKQYDMVLIEDAAEALGSCYKNQACGTFGDFTALSFNGNKIITTSGGGALVAAAAETQKAVFLATQARDEAPHYQHSQIGYNYRMSNICAGIGRGQMQVLNQYVSKRRAVHQFYKSILQNVKGVSFQNEPDATYFSNYWLTAILIDAAVCGKSANDLRLALENENIEARPVWKPMHLQPIFADAPYYGNKVAEKLFTTGLCLPSGSNLTTSDLERIKKVLVAFFEIETES
- a CDS encoding sugar transferase, translating into MSKRIFDLIFSLVFLGLIWPFLCLAWLFAAIDTQSNGIFTQTRIGQYGKPFKIYKLRTIKWIDGQAQISEIGKLLRKYKFDELPQFINILKGDMSVVGPRPDIPGYYDKLTGNDKKVLLLKPGLTSEAAIKYKNEEMLLQQQTNPLVYNDTVLFPDKVQLNLNYLQKQSFKVDMQIILATLKSYIKQ